In Edaphobacter dinghuensis, a genomic segment contains:
- a CDS encoding glycoside hydrolase family 2 protein: MLRRDFIKTTGTLLAASTLPSAAALASSTEDGSTRSVISINRNWRYHPAKVEGAHAPEFDDSSFERVVVPHTNVRLPWHNFDDKDYEFVSTYRRRFKYPANAKGKRVFVDFEGVMTASTVWINGVALGEYKGGFTPFSFELTPHLHTDAENVLVVQVDSTERADIPPFGYEIDYMTFGGIYREVSLRVVSPTYIDNIFAHPKDVLGDSPSLDVDCFLAGPHPEDGLALEIELRDGDQVVAKQSQLVKKYVPTTDAASPLDPTTSAPVYASVQTTSDPALHTVSLDHLGKIQLWDLERPHLYSVHVRLLRSGQVIDEESRRIGFREATFTDHGFSLNGKIIKLRGLDRHQTFPFVGQAMPARVQRKDAEILRQGMHCNIVRTSHYPQSRHFLDRCDEIGLLVLEEIPGWQHIGPEPWKQISIDNVGRMIRRDWNHPSIILWGVRINESKDDHSFYTRTNALAHALDKTRQTGGIRYFQESEFLEDVFTMNDFGFPLKKPNHPRYLNTEFVGHTFPTKTTDDDERQREHTLRHARIHNQLASDPQYAGGIGWCAFDYNTHSNFGAGDRICYHGVADMFREPKPAAGFYKSQCDPAEEIVLEPAFHWAKSDESVGFSKAVVCSNCDHLKFYLRERSLESNPWTLFAELDPDKEEFGNLVYAPFILELSAIDRKQFEFAWGDLRIDGYLKGKKVISKSLSGLGVDRQFHLLPDDTTLAADGADTTRVVLRVTDEFGAVRTYANDPIIFTLEGPAELLGDNPFALIGGTGAVWIRAKETAGTVKLTAKHPRLGSQTVEFNLTAAPSELI; the protein is encoded by the coding sequence ATGTTGAGACGCGACTTCATTAAAACGACAGGCACACTTCTTGCCGCATCTACCCTTCCCAGTGCTGCGGCGCTCGCATCATCGACGGAGGATGGATCGACGCGATCTGTTATTTCGATCAACCGCAACTGGCGTTATCATCCCGCAAAGGTAGAAGGCGCACATGCTCCGGAGTTCGACGACTCATCGTTTGAGCGCGTCGTTGTGCCGCACACGAACGTTCGCCTTCCATGGCACAACTTCGATGATAAAGATTATGAATTCGTCTCCACTTATCGGCGACGCTTCAAGTATCCGGCGAACGCTAAAGGGAAGCGAGTCTTTGTTGATTTCGAAGGTGTGATGACTGCATCGACTGTTTGGATCAATGGCGTCGCTCTCGGCGAATACAAAGGCGGCTTTACGCCATTTTCCTTTGAGCTTACTCCGCATCTTCATACAGACGCAGAGAATGTGCTGGTCGTCCAGGTCGATTCAACAGAACGCGCCGATATCCCACCCTTTGGATACGAGATCGACTACATGACCTTCGGTGGCATCTATCGCGAGGTCTCGCTGCGAGTTGTTTCGCCGACGTACATCGACAATATATTTGCTCATCCCAAAGACGTTTTAGGCGACTCGCCCTCGCTCGATGTGGATTGCTTTCTTGCCGGTCCTCATCCTGAGGACGGGTTGGCGCTTGAGATTGAGCTGCGCGATGGCGATCAGGTTGTCGCCAAGCAAAGTCAGCTTGTGAAGAAATACGTACCGACGACGGACGCCGCTTCTCCGCTCGATCCAACGACCAGCGCGCCGGTATATGCGAGTGTGCAGACTACTTCAGATCCGGCATTGCACACAGTCTCCCTGGATCATCTTGGAAAGATACAGTTGTGGGATCTTGAGCGGCCCCATCTTTACAGCGTTCATGTGCGGCTCTTGCGTTCCGGGCAGGTGATCGACGAAGAATCGCGCCGCATTGGATTTCGCGAGGCTACGTTCACCGATCACGGCTTCTCATTAAATGGAAAGATCATTAAATTGCGTGGTCTCGATCGGCACCAGACATTTCCCTTTGTTGGTCAGGCGATGCCTGCGCGTGTTCAGCGTAAAGATGCTGAGATTCTGCGCCAGGGGATGCACTGCAATATCGTTCGCACCTCGCATTATCCGCAGTCTCGACACTTTCTGGATCGCTGCGATGAGATCGGGCTTCTTGTTCTCGAAGAGATTCCCGGATGGCAGCACATCGGACCGGAGCCATGGAAGCAGATCTCTATCGACAATGTCGGCAGGATGATTCGTCGTGACTGGAACCACCCTTCCATCATCTTATGGGGCGTACGCATTAACGAGTCCAAGGACGATCACAGCTTCTATACACGAACCAATGCGTTGGCGCACGCTCTCGATAAGACACGACAGACTGGCGGCATCCGCTACTTTCAGGAATCGGAGTTCCTTGAAGATGTCTTTACAATGAATGACTTCGGTTTCCCATTGAAGAAGCCGAATCACCCCAGATATCTCAACACTGAATTTGTAGGTCATACGTTTCCTACAAAGACGACCGATGACGACGAGCGCCAGCGCGAGCATACGCTGCGTCATGCACGCATCCACAATCAGCTTGCATCGGACCCGCAGTATGCGGGCGGTATCGGCTGGTGTGCCTTTGACTACAACACGCATTCCAACTTCGGAGCGGGCGACCGAATCTGCTACCACGGCGTTGCTGATATGTTTCGCGAGCCGAAGCCGGCAGCGGGCTTCTATAAATCACAGTGCGACCCTGCGGAGGAGATTGTTCTGGAGCCTGCATTCCATTGGGCAAAGAGCGATGAATCGGTCGGCTTCTCGAAGGCTGTTGTCTGTTCGAACTGCGATCATCTGAAGTTCTATCTTCGTGAGCGCAGCCTTGAGAGCAATCCGTGGACGTTGTTTGCGGAGCTTGATCCTGATAAAGAAGAGTTCGGAAATCTGGTTTATGCTCCGTTCATTCTTGAGCTTTCAGCAATAGACAGGAAGCAGTTTGAATTTGCCTGGGGAGATCTCCGGATCGACGGATATCTGAAAGGGAAGAAGGTCATCTCCAAATCGCTGTCCGGGCTTGGGGTCGATCGTCAATTCCATCTATTGCCAGACGACACAACTCTTGCAGCCGATGGAGCTGATACCACTCGTGTAGTGCTTCGAGTGACGGATGAATTCGGTGCGGTGCGCACTTATGCCAATGATCCGATTATCTTCACGCTGGAAGGACCTGCAGAGCTTCTCGGAGATAATCCGTTTGCGCTGATCGGTGGAACCGGTGCGGTCTGGATTCGTGCAAAAGAGACGGCGGGTACAGTGAAGTTAACGGCAAAGCATCCGCGACTCGGATCGCAGACAGTCGAATTTAATTTGACGGCTGCTCCTTCCGAATTGATTTAG
- a CDS encoding LacI family DNA-binding transcriptional regulator has translation MNIKAVARRAGVSTATVSRTINGSDKVTPKTAERVRRAVEALQFYPDTNARSLGSGRSSLYGLIISDITNPFFPELVKSFEDIAVEHGQEVLVANTNYDPARMESCVTRMMQRKVDGVAIMTSEMEDRLIKVFSHRNIPLVFMDVGALGPGVSRVRVDHAAGVAMAMDHLVELGHRKIAFISGPLDLFSARTRFQAFLKSLERHGLKRDSALIQEANHRADGGHEAMLRILNSGAKPTAIVASNDLTAIGAMGAIHERGLRIPEEISIVGYDDIQLSAYTQPSLTTLRLPRIEIATAAFRALYQSSQAKTKKPPIGEDYDVQPTLILRQSTGPVIKSTR, from the coding sequence ATGAATATTAAAGCTGTCGCCCGAAGAGCCGGGGTTTCCACTGCCACTGTGTCGCGAACCATCAATGGCTCCGACAAGGTAACCCCCAAGACTGCAGAGCGAGTTCGACGCGCCGTTGAGGCGCTTCAGTTTTATCCCGATACCAACGCTCGTTCGCTTGGCTCCGGACGCAGCAGCCTCTATGGCCTAATCATCTCCGACATCACAAATCCATTCTTTCCGGAGTTGGTGAAATCTTTTGAAGATATTGCGGTCGAGCATGGACAGGAGGTGCTCGTCGCCAATACTAATTACGATCCCGCGCGTATGGAGAGTTGTGTCACACGCATGATGCAGCGCAAAGTTGATGGCGTTGCCATCATGACCTCCGAGATGGAAGATCGCTTGATCAAAGTCTTCAGCCATCGAAATATTCCGCTGGTTTTTATGGATGTGGGAGCACTGGGGCCTGGTGTAAGCCGTGTCCGAGTCGACCATGCCGCCGGCGTAGCCATGGCGATGGATCACCTGGTAGAGCTGGGACACCGCAAGATCGCATTTATCAGCGGCCCGCTCGATCTGTTTTCAGCTCGCACCCGCTTCCAGGCATTCCTTAAGAGCCTCGAAAGGCACGGACTAAAACGCGATTCGGCCTTGATTCAAGAGGCCAACCATCGCGCCGACGGTGGTCACGAAGCGATGCTTCGGATACTTAACTCCGGCGCAAAGCCGACAGCGATCGTAGCATCTAACGATCTGACAGCGATTGGCGCGATGGGAGCAATTCATGAGCGTGGATTGCGCATTCCCGAAGAAATCTCGATCGTCGGGTACGACGATATTCAGCTAAGCGCCTATACACAGCCTTCGTTGACGACCCTTCGTCTACCGCGCATCGAGATTGCAACCGCGGCCTTTCGAGCGCTCTACCAATCCTCACAGGCAAAGACGAAGAAGCCTCCGATTGGCGAGGATTATGATGTTCAACCAACACTAATCCTGCGCCAATCCACTGGGCCAGTTATAAAAAGCACCCGCTAA